One stretch of Malus domestica chromosome 14, GDT2T_hap1 DNA includes these proteins:
- the LOC103431094 gene encoding uncharacterized protein: protein MALREQNDGVRGRKKKSTRGHHRFVGVRQRPSGRWVAEIKDSLQKVRLWLGTFDTAEDAARAYDGAARALRGANARTNFELPQSAGSGGVEEIVEPFSFEAVCGNVVEADGLLGALKAKLQDGKGITGVLPQPPQGTSGTKPESVSLRGAVAGFVNPHKEDPIVLENQWQHQVHPCPTPSNPNMVWTNESQAAYEQVPNWSTWSNNNMPYVPEQCVMEPPLPIASIGDAKVMAAGTQQLSQIDGNGGGGGAWCSDQQQFLHCDSSNWGGANGSWDPLFYASSVLG from the coding sequence ATGGCTTTGCGGGAACAAAACGACGGCGTTcgggggaggaagaagaagtcgACGAGAGGCCACCACCGGTTCGTGGGAGTCCGGCAGAGGCCGTCTGGGAGATGGGTCGCGGAGATCAAGGACTCTCTACAGAAAGTGAGGCTCTGGCTCGGGACATTCGACACTGCGGAGGATGCCGCTCGGGCATATGATGGTGCTGCTCGAGCGCTCCGCGGTGCCAACGCCCGAACCAATTTTGAGCTACCACAGAGTGCTGGGTCCGGGGGCGTGGAGGAAATTGTGGAGCCCTTTTCGTTTGAGGCGGTGTGTGGGAATGTGGTGGAAGCTGATGGGTTGCTGGGTGCACTTAAAGCAAAGTTGCAGGATGGTAAGGGAATAACTGGCGTACTCCCACAACCACCACAAGGAACTAGTGGGACGAAACCGGAGTCAGTTAGTCTACGTGGTGCGGTGGCGGGATTCGTGAACCCGCACAAGGAGGACCCAATTGTTTTAGAAAATCAGTGGCAGCATCAGGTTCACCCTTGTCCAACACCATCAAACCCAAACATGGTGTGGACCAATGAGAGTCAAGCAGCATATGAGCAAGTGCCTAATTGGTCCACGTGGTCGAATAACAACATGCCGTATGTACCAGAACAATGCGTTATGGAGCCTCCGTTGCCAATTGCAAGCATTGGCGATGCTAAAGTGATGGCGGCGGGCACGCAGCAGCTGTCACAGATTGAtggtaatggtggtggtggtggtgcttggTGTTCAGATCAGCAGCAGTTTTTGCACTGTGACAGTAGCAATTGGGGAGGAGCTAATGGCAGTTGGGATCCTCTTTTTTATGCCTCATCTGTGCTGGGGTGA